The Halobellus sp. MBLA0158 genome has a window encoding:
- a CDS encoding RAD55 family ATPase yields MPEFVKTGVEGLDSILNGGIIENAAVLVSGNPGTGKSLLGLQFLYNGVDMFDEGGIYLTFEETKDDISQAAESIGFEKWDEFIEEGRIKIYDKRTLLRSGDFSDTLDTILDDLQDTQYDRLVLDSLTMFQLFFEDEKEQRQYLLKFIDILKDSGLTSILTMEQSAVFPETEIGLENFLTDGNIYLIQSPAGSTSNRYVWVAKMRKQAIKNSMFPLEIEEGGLKVYEQAAGFSMVGESAPMFGDGDAGGGGGLE; encoded by the coding sequence ATGCCAGAATTCGTCAAGACCGGCGTGGAGGGGCTCGACTCGATCCTCAACGGGGGTATCATCGAGAACGCGGCCGTCCTCGTCAGCGGAAACCCCGGTACCGGAAAGAGCCTGCTCGGCCTCCAGTTCCTCTACAACGGCGTTGATATGTTCGACGAAGGCGGTATCTACCTCACCTTCGAGGAGACGAAAGACGACATCAGCCAGGCCGCCGAATCGATCGGCTTCGAGAAGTGGGACGAGTTCATCGAGGAGGGGCGTATCAAGATCTACGACAAGCGGACGCTGCTGCGGAGCGGCGACTTCTCAGACACCCTCGATACGATCCTCGACGACCTCCAGGACACCCAGTACGACCGGCTCGTGTTGGACTCGCTGACGATGTTCCAGCTCTTCTTCGAAGACGAGAAGGAACAGCGCCAGTACCTCCTGAAGTTCATCGACATCCTGAAAGACAGCGGGCTCACCTCCATTCTGACGATGGAACAGTCGGCGGTGTTCCCCGAGACCGAGATCGGCCTTGAGAACTTCCTGACCGACGGCAACATCTACCTGATCCAATCGCCTGCCGGCTCGACCTCGAACCGGTACGTCTGGGTGGCGAAGATGCGCAAGCAGGCGATCAAGAACTCGATGTTCCCCCTCGAAATCGAGGAGGGCGGGCTCAAGGTGTACGAGCAGGCCGCCGGGTTCTCGATGGTCGGCGAGTCGGCGCCGATGTTCGGTGACGGTGACGCGGGCGGCGGTGGCGGATTGGAGTAA
- a CDS encoding flagella accessory protein C yields the protein MGVMDWMDGDDEESDTLATDGLGFDEDLDDFDGEMGDMGDLDGDMGDLDGGGDDLGDGMGDGFDDGGMDGLDGEMGGFDDGGMDGLDGEMGGFDGGGGGGDDFGGSEVDADTIAEMEDRISELENEVSSISSGMNTVREENKQIGETVEELDETIRKLLDIYEMVTRGINPFVDDAREMGGLEGDGAFGLFEMEEESEEDLDTEVANADAESFFDEDFGDLDAEEDEAELAAEDELAEEERADPAEALDDDGADEGDDGGAGGGASFDDLKEEYEENEGWDDLEDEEDAEAEDELAEGDAEEEEDEDEFEGMQNHVGDELENGDGFEAEADDEPEEVDPDESLFEAEGDAGAEAETESAADAAQNGTMESAASTQPEPTEAASSQTPATNGTTQQAAAESDAYLTELPARYTAESVVLEWTRFLVDVGGAIGAARALRQYRSQDWITKEVERTMCEHVRNAATAGETERPRDLRVEHHRESLTYISRLAGDVNEARLLEELSALGGGSRGIRR from the coding sequence ATGGGCGTGATGGACTGGATGGACGGCGACGACGAGGAGTCCGACACGCTCGCCACAGACGGGCTCGGCTTCGACGAGGACCTGGACGATTTCGACGGCGAGATGGGCGATATGGGCGACCTCGACGGCGATATGGGCGACCTCGACGGCGGAGGCGACGACCTCGGCGACGGGATGGGAGACGGCTTCGACGACGGCGGGATGGACGGCCTCGACGGCGAGATGGGCGGCTTCGACGACGGCGGGATGGACGGCCTCGACGGCGAGATGGGCGGCTTCGACGGTGGCGGCGGAGGCGGCGACGACTTCGGCGGCTCGGAGGTCGACGCCGACACCATCGCCGAGATGGAAGACCGCATCTCCGAGCTCGAAAACGAGGTCAGTTCCATCTCCTCGGGGATGAACACGGTCCGCGAGGAGAACAAACAGATCGGCGAGACCGTCGAAGAGCTCGACGAGACCATCCGGAAGCTGCTCGACATCTACGAGATGGTCACCCGCGGGATCAATCCCTTCGTCGACGACGCCCGCGAGATGGGCGGCCTCGAAGGCGACGGCGCGTTCGGCCTCTTCGAGATGGAAGAAGAGAGCGAAGAGGACCTCGACACCGAGGTCGCCAACGCCGACGCCGAGTCGTTCTTCGACGAGGACTTCGGCGACCTCGACGCCGAAGAGGACGAAGCGGAACTCGCCGCCGAGGACGAACTCGCCGAGGAAGAGCGGGCCGATCCCGCCGAAGCGCTCGACGACGACGGCGCCGACGAGGGCGACGATGGCGGCGCCGGCGGCGGCGCCAGCTTCGACGATCTGAAAGAGGAGTACGAAGAGAACGAGGGCTGGGACGACCTCGAAGACGAAGAGGATGCCGAGGCCGAGGACGAACTCGCCGAGGGAGACGCCGAAGAAGAGGAAGACGAAGACGAGTTCGAGGGGATGCAGAACCACGTCGGCGACGAACTCGAAAACGGCGACGGATTCGAGGCCGAAGCGGACGACGAACCTGAGGAGGTCGATCCCGACGAGTCGCTCTTCGAGGCCGAAGGCGACGCCGGGGCGGAGGCCGAGACCGAGTCCGCGGCGGACGCAGCACAAAACGGAACGATGGAATCGGCAGCATCGACGCAGCCCGAACCGACCGAAGCGGCGTCGTCACAGACGCCGGCGACGAACGGAACGACCCAGCAGGCGGCCGCCGAATCCGACGCGTACCTCACCGAACTGCCGGCGCGGTACACGGCGGAATCGGTCGTCCTGGAGTGGACGCGGTTCCTCGTCGACGTCGGCGGAGCGATCGGCGCGGCGCGGGCGCTGCGACAGTACCGGTCCCAGGACTGGATCACGAAGGAGGTCGAGCGGACGATGTGCGAGCACGTCCGCAACGCCGCCACCGCCGGGGAGACCGAACGCCCGCGCGACCTGCGGGTCGAACACCACAGGGAGAGTCTGACGTACATCAGCCGACTCGCCGGCGATGTCAACGAGGCGCGGCTCCTCGAGGAGCTGTCGGCGCTCGGAGGTGGGTCCCGTGGGATTCGGCGTTAG
- a CDS encoding archaellin/type IV pilin N-terminal domain-containing protein: MFENIDTDRGQVGIGTLIVFIAMVLVAAIAAGVLVNTAGFLQATAEDAGQESVDKVTNRMDVVSTHGIVNDTGDGFAVDSLNLTVRLAAGSGSVSLESSTINYVSGGTAENLVYKNATTNGGKDLGNVSKWTASDPYGLNSTEFTAYALEDDDDASYPVLNSQADRYEIVINTSLVEGGTGGLSTGDSVELELTSRSGGSTQVILTMPQQLAGKQNNDPVPL, encoded by the coding sequence ATGTTCGAAAACATCGACACCGACCGTGGTCAGGTCGGGATCGGAACGCTCATCGTGTTCATCGCGATGGTCCTGGTCGCCGCAATCGCGGCCGGCGTCCTGGTGAACACCGCTGGCTTCCTCCAAGCTACCGCCGAGGATGCTGGCCAAGAGAGCGTCGACAAGGTCACAAATCGTATGGACGTCGTAAGCACACACGGAATCGTTAACGATACCGGAGACGGGTTCGCAGTTGACAGCCTGAATCTCACGGTTCGGCTCGCCGCCGGGTCCGGGAGCGTCTCACTCGAAAGTTCCACCATAAACTACGTGAGTGGAGGGACTGCCGAAAATCTCGTATACAAGAATGCGACGACGAACGGTGGCAAGGATCTCGGAAACGTATCCAAGTGGACGGCAAGCGATCCTTACGGTCTGAATTCGACCGAATTCACGGCATATGCGCTTGAGGATGACGACGATGCATCGTATCCCGTACTGAATAGTCAGGCGGACCGATACGAGATCGTCATCAACACCTCGCTCGTCGAAGGTGGTACCGGTGGCCTCTCGACTGGCGACTCGGTCGAACTCGAACTGACGAGTCGCTCCGGTGGCTCGACGCAGGTCATCCTCACGATGCCCCAGCAACTCGCCGGCAAGCAGAACAACGATCCGGTTCCCCTCTAG
- a CDS encoding flagellar protein G: MADVSVPSLILFIASIVIAAGVAGVLIDTVTGISGALDDRGADVAENIRTDVEIISNSDSTVYDQDNDTVTLYVKNTGRRTLPATNQTFDVIFDAEYRTNVTVSVVDGGPEWTPHGVVEVEIGGLSGLEGTGDHQATLVVDGDEETFRFNV; this comes from the coding sequence ATGGCCGACGTCTCCGTCCCGAGCCTGATCCTCTTCATCGCGAGCATCGTCATCGCGGCGGGCGTCGCGGGCGTCCTCATCGACACCGTCACCGGCATCAGCGGCGCACTCGACGACCGCGGCGCCGACGTCGCAGAGAACATCCGGACGGACGTCGAGATAATCAGCAACTCAGACAGCACGGTGTACGACCAGGACAACGACACGGTCACGCTGTACGTCAAGAACACCGGGAGACGGACCTTACCGGCGACGAACCAGACCTTCGATGTGATCTTCGACGCGGAGTACCGGACGAACGTCACCGTCAGCGTCGTCGACGGCGGCCCGGAGTGGACGCCCCACGGCGTCGTCGAGGTGGAGATCGGTGGACTCAGCGGCTTGGAGGGCACCGGCGACCACCAGGCCACGCTCGTCGTCGACGGAGACGAGGAGACCTTCAGATTCAACGTCTAA
- a CDS encoding archaellin/type IV pilin N-terminal domain-containing protein has translation MFELFNKDERGQVGIGTLIVFIAMVLVAAIAAGVLVNTAGFLQATAEDAGQESVNKVTNRVDVINTHGTVGTNEDIANITMTVRLAAGSSSVDMNTTSIKYLSADNVQTLTNKTSGATDTDGDGTSTAFSLTNVADDDDSFGVLNSASDRYEVTIDTSAIESGSEDGEGLSTGEQVQLEITSRTGGTTQVILTMPQQLAGKSPGEPVKL, from the coding sequence ATGTTTGAACTATTCAACAAAGACGAACGCGGTCAGGTCGGTATCGGTACGCTCATCGTGTTCATCGCGATGGTCCTCGTCGCCGCGATTGCGGCCGGCGTGCTAGTGAATACTGCTGGCTTCCTCCAAGCGACTGCTGAGGACGCTGGTCAAGAGAGTGTGAACAAGGTCACGAACCGAGTCGATGTGATCAACACGCACGGGACCGTTGGCACCAATGAAGATATCGCCAACATTACGATGACCGTGCGTCTCGCTGCCGGCTCCAGTAGTGTCGATATGAACACTACCTCCATCAAATATCTCAGCGCAGATAATGTACAAACCCTAACAAATAAAACTTCAGGTGCAACTGATACCGATGGAGACGGAACTAGCACCGCGTTCAGCCTCACGAACGTGGCGGACGATGACGACTCCTTCGGTGTCCTCAACAGCGCATCAGACCGCTACGAAGTGACGATCGACACGTCAGCTATTGAAAGTGGCAGTGAAGATGGTGAAGGGCTCTCAACCGGCGAGCAGGTCCAGTTAGAGATTACCAGCCGGACAGGCGGGACGACCCAGGTCATCCTCACGATGCCCCAGCAGCTCGCTGGCAAGAGCCCCGGCGAGCCCGTCAAGCTCTAA
- the flaJ gene encoding archaellar assembly protein FlaJ has product MPMENRKYALTVLLPTAVLFVVSVAGAVLLPLPVLVRIPIFLLGLLMLLAGLLYPRLLVEQQRRGLENQLHLVITHLTVLSTTNIDRVAVFRQLGREEEYGELAVEMRRITELVDTWNQSLDDALQRRARVVPSKELGDFLDRLAYSLNAGQSLDDFLLGEQQTMIQKYITVYEGALGNLEVMKDLYLSMILSMTFAIINAIVLPILTGTDATMTIAAVIVLFVFVQLGFYFVIRTMSPYDPLWYQQDEYRTKIDRQIDIALYGAVALSLLFITILGVGTMGWTPVGQAVQRVMLDTPVPVLIAAPVTPLAVPGLVARHHENGIKERDEEYPGFIRALGASESAKQSTTRAVLETLREKDFGVLSREIDRLYVRLNMRVEPDRSWFLFTAETSSYLIQKFSEMYLVGRQMGGTPKQLGELISNNMNEVIKLRRQRQQKTTTLIGVLYGITASAAFAFFIGLEIVEILATFSSSMNLAQFEFGQLIYAGVYDIPIIEYLLSLIILFNAVLSSLMIRMVDGGHKTNAYLHFVILVWIGCGSAVLTSSLAGGLISV; this is encoded by the coding sequence ATGCCGATGGAGAACCGGAAGTACGCGCTCACGGTCCTCCTGCCGACGGCGGTCCTCTTCGTCGTCAGCGTCGCCGGCGCGGTGCTGCTGCCGCTGCCGGTACTCGTTCGGATCCCGATCTTCCTGCTCGGGCTGTTGATGCTGCTGGCGGGGCTCCTGTACCCGCGGCTCCTCGTAGAGCAGCAGCGTCGCGGGCTCGAAAACCAACTCCACCTCGTCATCACGCACCTGACGGTCCTCTCGACGACGAACATCGACCGCGTGGCCGTGTTCAGACAGCTCGGCCGCGAGGAGGAGTACGGCGAGCTCGCCGTCGAGATGCGGCGGATCACGGAACTCGTCGACACCTGGAATCAGTCGCTCGACGACGCGCTCCAGCGGCGGGCGCGGGTCGTTCCCTCGAAGGAGCTCGGCGACTTCCTCGACCGGCTGGCGTACTCGCTGAACGCCGGCCAGAGCCTCGACGACTTCCTGCTCGGCGAACAGCAGACGATGATCCAGAAGTACATCACCGTCTACGAGGGCGCGCTCGGGAACCTCGAAGTGATGAAGGACCTCTATCTCTCGATGATTCTGTCGATGACGTTCGCGATCATCAACGCGATCGTGCTCCCGATCCTCACGGGGACCGACGCCACGATGACGATCGCGGCCGTCATCGTGCTCTTCGTCTTCGTCCAGCTGGGGTTCTACTTCGTCATCCGGACGATGTCGCCGTACGACCCGCTGTGGTACCAGCAGGACGAGTACCGGACGAAGATCGACCGCCAGATCGACATCGCGCTCTACGGCGCGGTCGCGTTGAGCCTCCTTTTCATCACGATCCTGGGCGTCGGAACGATGGGCTGGACGCCGGTGGGACAGGCGGTCCAGCGGGTGATGCTCGATACGCCCGTCCCGGTGCTGATCGCCGCGCCGGTGACGCCGCTGGCGGTGCCCGGGCTCGTGGCGCGACACCACGAAAACGGGATCAAAGAGCGCGACGAGGAGTACCCGGGCTTCATCCGGGCGCTGGGCGCCTCCGAGAGCGCGAAGCAGTCGACCACCCGCGCCGTGTTGGAGACGCTCCGCGAGAAGGACTTCGGCGTGCTGTCGCGGGAGATCGACCGGCTCTACGTCCGGCTGAATATGCGCGTCGAACCCGACCGGTCGTGGTTCCTCTTCACCGCCGAGACGAGTTCGTACCTCATCCAGAAGTTCTCCGAGATGTACCTCGTCGGCAGGCAGATGGGCGGGACGCCGAAGCAGTTGGGCGAACTCATCTCGAACAATATGAACGAGGTCATCAAGCTCCGCCGGCAGCGACAACAGAAGACCACGACGCTTATCGGCGTGCTGTACGGCATCACCGCGTCGGCGGCGTTCGCCTTCTTCATCGGGCTGGAGATCGTCGAGATTCTCGCGACGTTCTCGTCGAGTATGAACCTCGCGCAGTTCGAGTTCGGCCAGCTGATCTACGCGGGCGTCTACGACATCCCCATCATCGAGTACCTCCTCTCGCTCATCATCCTCTTCAACGCCGTCCTCTCGTCGCTGATGATCCGGATGGTCGACGGGGGCCACAAGACGAACGCGTACCTCCACTTCGTCATCCTCGTGTGGATCGGCTGTGGGAGCGCCGTCCTGACGTCGTCGCTCGCCGGGGGGCTGATCAGCGTATGA
- a CDS encoding archaellin/type IV pilin N-terminal domain-containing protein, with product MFEIFNKDERGQVGIGTLIVFIAMVLVAAIAAGVLVNTAGFLQATAEDAGQESVNKVTNRVDVINTHGTVGNNEDIANITMTVRLAAGSSSVDMNTTSIKYLSADNVQTLTNKTPSTTESDGDADGTGTMFALSKVTDDDGSFGVLNSPSDRYEVTIDTSAIETTSETGEGLSTGEQVQLEITSRTGGTTQVILTMPQQLAGKNPGEPVKL from the coding sequence ATGTTTGAAATATTCAACAAAGATGAACGCGGTCAAGTCGGTATCGGTACGCTCATCGTGTTTATCGCGATGGTGCTAGTCGCTGCGATCGCGGCCGGCGTCCTGGTGAACACCGCTGGCTTCCTCCAAGCTACTGCCGAGGACGCTGGTCAAGAGAGTGTGAACAAGGTCACGAATCGCGTCGATGTGATCAACACGCACGGGACCGTTGGCAACAATGAAGATATCGCCAACATTACGATGACCGTGCGTCTCGCTGCCGGCTCCAGTAGTGTCGATATGAACACTACCTCTATCAAATACCTCAGCGCAGATAATGTACAAACTCTAACAAATAAGACTCCAAGTACGACCGAGTCTGACGGTGACGCAGACGGGACTGGTACGATGTTTGCCCTGTCGAAAGTTACAGACGACGATGGGTCGTTCGGAGTGCTTAACAGTCCCTCTGATCGCTACGAGGTGACGATCGACACGTCAGCTATTGAAACTACTAGTGAAACTGGAGAAGGGCTCTCGACTGGTGAGCAGGTCCAGTTAGAGATTACCAGCCGAACTGGTGGGACGACCCAGGTCATCCTCACGATGCCCCAGCAACTCGCTGGCAAGAACCCCGGCGAACCCGTCAAGCTCTAA
- a CDS encoding fla cluster protein FlaF has product MGFGVSGSTAVIFLGVLIASGTLYTAAAGSAEQLSEARDEKSEDLLDRRNTAIDVTSVVYNASGNNDLVVNATNDGTTTLSVADTSLLVDNEYAVPDETSVDGDGDTDVWAAGQTLTLTVRNVAQPDGVTVVAQNGVSSTNTTVEGS; this is encoded by the coding sequence GTGGGATTCGGCGTTAGCGGGTCGACTGCCGTCATCTTCCTCGGCGTCCTGATCGCCTCGGGCACGCTCTACACGGCGGCCGCGGGCAGCGCAGAGCAGCTCTCGGAGGCCCGCGACGAGAAGTCCGAAGACCTGCTCGACCGCCGGAATACGGCGATCGACGTGACGAGCGTCGTCTACAACGCGAGCGGCAACAACGACCTCGTCGTCAACGCGACGAACGACGGGACGACGACCCTGTCGGTCGCGGACACGAGCCTCCTCGTCGACAACGAGTACGCGGTCCCGGACGAGACCTCCGTCGACGGCGACGGCGACACCGACGTCTGGGCCGCCGGTCAGACGCTCACGCTGACCGTCAGGAACGTCGCACAGCCCGACGGCGTCACAGTCGTCGCACAGAACGGCGTCTCGTCGACCAACACCACGGTGGAGGGGAGTTAG
- a CDS encoding CheF family chemotaxis protein — MTATGSDEGTDQRAEHGEAAQGRSELLEAYRKQSGEDESASGGDAGGNAKSKAKSKSESTGRSRPKTPDGESIVVDFVANFVAGGDAAFDPVKGRVLMSGRRLVLATSETKTTVPITSIFDIAVGQVPPEVEEFFDYTVMVGYIDGDYRRTTVIGGDRELIEKFSLLLFRATLNGSTALVTHPAKVGGRVMDTPTRKTGLHLDYESVSFTGGDIKTDQDEPFSIDLASVIFFEVMERTTDDDETLLVLSVQHVENGQTVTSEISMTSRRKMNILGRYLRLIYHWIKSDVRDVEIEEQELEVLVGLYSTSEDIDLASLLDIGEAELDARLESLHEDDLITDEEPPVDLTPQGRFIVNEEFEDINV, encoded by the coding sequence ATGACGGCGACGGGATCCGACGAGGGAACGGACCAGCGCGCCGAGCACGGCGAGGCGGCGCAGGGCCGGTCGGAACTGCTCGAAGCCTACCGGAAGCAGAGCGGCGAGGACGAATCGGCGTCCGGCGGCGACGCGGGCGGGAACGCCAAATCCAAGGCGAAATCCAAATCCGAATCGACGGGCAGAAGCCGCCCCAAGACGCCCGACGGGGAGTCGATCGTCGTCGACTTCGTCGCGAACTTCGTCGCGGGCGGCGACGCCGCCTTCGACCCCGTGAAGGGACGCGTCCTGATGAGCGGGCGGCGGCTCGTCCTCGCGACCTCGGAGACGAAGACGACGGTGCCGATCACCTCGATCTTCGACATCGCGGTCGGGCAGGTGCCCCCGGAAGTCGAGGAGTTCTTCGACTACACCGTGATGGTCGGCTACATCGACGGCGACTACCGCCGGACGACCGTCATCGGCGGGGACCGCGAGCTGATCGAGAAGTTCTCCCTGTTGCTCTTCCGAGCGACGCTCAACGGCTCGACGGCGCTCGTCACCCACCCGGCCAAGGTCGGCGGTCGCGTGATGGACACCCCGACCCGAAAGACCGGGCTGCACCTCGATTACGAATCGGTCTCGTTCACCGGCGGCGACATCAAGACCGATCAGGACGAACCGTTCTCGATCGACCTCGCTTCGGTCATCTTCTTCGAGGTGATGGAGCGAACGACCGACGACGACGAGACGTTGCTCGTCCTCTCGGTCCAACACGTCGAGAACGGCCAGACTGTCACCTCCGAGATCTCGATGACCTCGCGGCGGAAGATGAACATCCTCGGGCGGTACCTCCGCTTGATCTACCACTGGATCAAAAGCGACGTCCGCGACGTCGAGATCGAAGAACAGGAACTGGAGGTGCTCGTCGGCCTCTACTCCACCAGCGAAGACATCGATCTGGCGTCGCTGCTCGACATCGGCGAGGCCGAACTCGACGCCAGGCTCGAATCGCTCCACGAGGACGACCTCATCACCGACGAGGAGCCGCCGGTCGACCTCACCCCGCAGGGGCGGTTCATCGTCAACGAGGAGTTCGAGGACATCAACGTCTGA
- a CDS encoding type II/IV secretion system ATPase subunit, with protein MATEHGSASIDSELKRHAQQWGHLRDHLKRFRQITGEFPMLVDEPDGYESRRPNIIYHLGGPVYCQVYGNFGETTKYYTIEPELDDNEQDLFGQVKDKLLERSVAKPAPTEDTEYEERIQELLEEIVTLETEDHGRLAELVQRLELGPLEVTEETYEKVRYRLVRDIVGLGPLEPIMRDPANEDIHVIGPRQVDVDHGEFGLLETTVEFDSSEQFDNWLRNMGERIGDPVSDAHPIVDSTLPDGSRINIIYSDDVSLKGSSLTIRQGDDVPLSVFQIAKWGTLSPELAAYLWIALENERTVFVVGETASGKTTTLNAITSFIPRDSKIYTAEDTAEVLPPHDTWQQLLTREGRGADSEVDMFDLVAAALRSRPDYIIVGEVRGEEGRMAFQAAQTGHPVMLTFHASDIVSMIQRFTGDPINVPETFMSNCDIALFQNRVKRGNETLRRVTSVQEIEGYSKEMGGVVTREAFYWDPVEDEIVFQGRNNSFIMEEKIATLLGYDDTRKIYEDIEFRTEIIRRAIQENIVGYHEVNELIQDFQRDGTEGLPFDMTRIEG; from the coding sequence ATGGCGACGGAACACGGCTCTGCGAGCATCGACAGCGAGTTGAAGCGGCACGCACAACAGTGGGGGCACCTCCGCGACCACCTCAAGCGCTTCCGGCAGATCACCGGCGAGTTCCCGATGCTCGTCGACGAGCCGGACGGCTACGAGTCGCGGCGGCCGAACATCATCTACCACCTCGGCGGCCCCGTCTACTGCCAGGTGTACGGCAACTTCGGGGAGACGACGAAGTACTACACCATCGAGCCGGAACTCGACGACAACGAACAGGACCTCTTCGGCCAGGTCAAGGACAAGCTCCTCGAACGGTCGGTCGCAAAGCCCGCGCCGACGGAGGACACAGAATACGAAGAGCGGATCCAGGAACTGCTCGAAGAGATCGTCACCTTAGAGACCGAAGACCACGGGCGGCTGGCCGAGCTGGTCCAGCGGCTCGAACTCGGGCCGCTCGAAGTAACCGAGGAGACCTACGAGAAGGTCCGCTACCGGCTCGTCCGCGACATCGTCGGGCTCGGACCGCTCGAACCGATTATGCGCGACCCGGCGAACGAGGACATTCACGTCATCGGGCCCCGCCAGGTCGACGTCGACCACGGGGAGTTCGGGCTGCTGGAGACGACCGTGGAGTTCGACTCCTCGGAGCAGTTCGACAACTGGCTCCGGAACATGGGCGAGCGGATCGGCGACCCCGTCTCCGACGCACACCCCATCGTCGACTCGACGCTCCCGGACGGGTCGCGTATCAACATCATCTACTCCGACGACGTCTCGCTGAAGGGCTCCTCGCTCACGATCCGTCAGGGCGACGACGTCCCGCTGTCGGTGTTCCAGATCGCGAAGTGGGGAACGCTCTCCCCGGAGCTGGCGGCGTACCTCTGGATCGCGCTCGAAAACGAGCGGACGGTGTTCGTCGTCGGCGAGACCGCCTCGGGGAAGACGACGACGCTCAACGCCATCACGTCGTTCATCCCGCGGGACTCCAAGATCTACACGGCGGAGGACACCGCCGAGGTGCTGCCGCCGCACGACACCTGGCAGCAGCTCCTGACGCGTGAGGGACGCGGCGCCGATTCGGAGGTCGACATGTTCGACCTGGTCGCGGCCGCGCTCCGTTCCCGCCCCGACTACATCATCGTGGGGGAGGTCCGTGGCGAGGAGGGTCGGATGGCGTTCCAGGCGGCCCAGACCGGCCACCCGGTGATGCTGACCTTCCACGCGTCCGACATCGTCTCGATGATCCAGCGGTTCACCGGGGACCCGATCAACGTCCCCGAGACGTTCATGTCGAACTGTGACATCGCGCTGTTCCAGAACCGGGTGAAGCGGGGCAACGAGACGCTCCGCCGGGTGACTTCGGTCCAGGAGATCGAGGGGTACTCCAAGGAGATGGGCGGCGTCGTCACCCGCGAGGCGTTCTACTGGGACCCCGTCGAAGACGAGATCGTCTTCCAGGGGCGGAACAACTCCTTCATCATGGAGGAGAAGATCGCCACGCTGCTCGGGTACGACGACACCCGGAAGATCTACGAGGACATCGAGTTCCGGACCGAGATCATCCGGCGGGCGATCCAGGAGAACATCGTCGGCTACCACGAGGTCAACGAACTCATTCAGGACTTCCAGCGGGACGGCACGGAAGGGCTCCCGTTCGATATGACGAGGATCGAAGGATGA
- a CDS encoding ATPase domain-containing protein, with product MASNQYSLGLKDHDRLEKELGGGIPKGSIVLIEGDYGAGKSVLSQRFTYGFTQEGVVTTLISTELGVRGFLDQMHSLTYDVVKPLLDEQILFIPAEIDARGALTGGESDDERKQFLKRMMEADTLWEGDVIIVDTFDAILRNDPKFEALVRQNEERQAALEIISFFRDLTTKGKTIVLTVDPSTVDEEAIGPFRSIADVYLELEMVEVGNDVRRNIFVKRFAGMGQQVGDRVGFSVRSGIGIVIESRSVA from the coding sequence ATGGCATCGAACCAATACTCGCTCGGACTGAAAGACCACGACCGGCTCGAAAAGGAACTCGGCGGCGGCATCCCCAAGGGCTCGATCGTCCTCATCGAGGGCGACTACGGGGCCGGAAAGAGCGTCCTCTCACAGCGGTTCACCTACGGATTCACCCAGGAGGGCGTGGTGACGACGCTCATCTCGACCGAGCTGGGTGTCCGGGGCTTCCTCGACCAGATGCACTCTCTCACCTACGACGTCGTCAAGCCCCTGCTGGACGAGCAGATCCTCTTCATTCCCGCCGAGATCGACGCCCGCGGGGCGCTCACCGGCGGCGAGAGCGACGACGAGCGCAAGCAGTTCCTCAAACGGATGATGGAGGCGGACACGCTCTGGGAGGGCGACGTCATCATCGTCGACACCTTCGACGCCATCCTCCGGAACGACCCGAAGTTCGAGGCGCTGGTCCGCCAGAACGAAGAGCGGCAGGCCGCCCTAGAGATCATCTCCTTCTTCCGCGATCTGACCACGAAGGGCAAGACGATCGTGCTCACGGTCGACCCCTCGACGGTCGACGAGGAGGCGATCGGCCCGTTCCGGTCGATCGCGGACGTCTACCTGGAACTGGAGATGGTCGAGGTCGGTAACGACGTCCGACGGAACATCTTCGTGAAGCGCTTCGCCGGGATGGGCCAGCAGGTCGGCGACCGCGTCGGCTTCTCGGTCCGTTCGGGCATCGGCATCGTCATCGAGTCCAGGAGTGTTGCCTAA